From the Cataglyphis hispanica isolate Lineage 1 chromosome 24, ULB_Chis1_1.0, whole genome shotgun sequence genome, the window aaattagacctaaagaaattgtaaaaagatttaatttttcattgtacatatatatggagaagttttcaaattatacgttAAATAGTTTGCTGCTACTCGTCGTAATCTAAAACGCGCATCTTCTTGTGATGAATCGGTTGAAAATCGCTTTCGTCGCTTGAAGATAGGATTTAAATTGGTTTGTTTTTTGGTACCATAAAGTCGGTGATCAGTTTTTGTGACGACGGTTGACTGGTCAATTGCTTGTAAACGTCACGATAGTGAGACATGCATGATCTCAGCTCTTTTGGAATTTTAAGCGTCTTTCGGCATTGGTatctattttaagaaaatgcgtttccaatttttcgaaatctgGATCcctgcatatattttatccgcAGTAATAGATTCCGGTTCTTCTTGTCCATTTTCATAATCTATCAAACTATTGATAATGTCGCTATCATCGACAGCTTGGTCCTCAATCATCTCGTCCAGGTCATTATCGTTGAAAGAGTCAAAGCCTTCTCCGCCGATGTTATGTGCGAGCGCACTAATTTCAGATAATAACGTTGACGCGTTTTCGGTAACGTTTCGATTAATTACACATTCAGGCCAGATCACTTTCCAGCACGAATTTAATGTGTGTTGTTTGATTTGTCCAATTGCTGCAATAATATGGTTTATGCAGTCtaaaattgagaatttttcCAAACCTCAGTTAGGCTTAAGTTATCGTCCTCtagctttttaaaatgtagctgaaagttaatttgatataatgtttcttaaaatttgcgATTATGCCCTGATCCAGTGGTTGTATAAGGCTGGTCGTATTTGGTGGTAAAAACACCATTTGTATATTAGGATGTTCTATACAGGGATGACCGGGTGCATTATCTACAATTAGCAATACTTTAAACGGAAGACCCATCTCTTCCATGTATTTTTCAACTTCTGGTACAAAACAATCATTGAACCATGTTGTAAATACAGCTGATGTGACCCATGCTTTTTATTGGCCATGAAGTGTACTGGATATTCAGATAAATTTACGCCTTTTAGCGCACGTGGGTGTaatgctttatttataataagtggTGTTAACATCTTTGCACCAGAGGCATTACTGCAAAGAAGAAGTGTGATTCGGTCCTTTGCCGCTTTAAAACCACTTGCAGTTTTCTCCGATTTCGCAATTAATGTTCGACTGGGCATCTTTTTCCAGAATAACCCAGTCTCAtcagcattaaatatttggtCTGGGCAATATCCACCATCATCAATGATTTCCGCTAATACTTTGCGATAATTCATAGCAGCCGTTTCATCGGCGGACGCTGCCTCGCCTTGTATCTTCACATTGTGAAGTGCGTACCGTTGTACAAATCCAGCAAACCAGCCGTTGCTCGCAGAAAATGTCACGTTTCGTGAACAGGATGACGAACTTGGTTCTAAGTCCTTCAGTTGGTTGAAATAATGTCTAGCtttttcttgaattaattCTTTGTGAACGGGGATTCGTTTTTAGTCAAATCTTTAAACCACAACACGAGAGCCTTTTCCGTCTTCtctaatacaatatttctcgAATACGATGCTCTTTTACTACTGTCATTTGTTGCACTATTAaaagattcatatattttattcgcacgTTTGTGTATAGCTCTGATCGTGGATTCAcctaatttaaattcattagcAACAGCTGTAGATCCTTCACCATCTGCTagtctatttaatattagaatttttgtttctaatgGAATTGTCTgtctttttactttcttttggctataattattcattgtaaGGGAGTGCTTatgtctaaaattaaaataaaaatcataaaaactacatataaatagaaacaaaagTAACTAATTTATTTACCTTTAATCTCACTATAAAATGAATCCTTAATCACGTGAATCGTGGATAAAACTCTGAATACGAAGCGTATGCTGTTCGCGCGTCGAGCGACAATACTGTGTACGTAACTGACTCTGCCTTGTCAGgagattgtttaaaataaatgaacagAGCATCGCGAAGTCCAGATACACCGTTGTCAAGGAGACCACGTAATCAGAGTTCGTCCAcaacatgtatatgtacattgaTAGGAAACATTAAATTGGTGCTAACGCCGTTAAGATTCATATaccgcataaaaataaatcgcacAAAAAAAGtcgcacaaaaataaaatcgcacaAAACCAATCGCACAAAAACAAAATCGCATAAAAAAGGACCGCACAAAAACAGGTTttactgtatttattttatttttatataaagttcccaacttattattatcaactttttaatatcaacatgccaaaattattttgttacctaTAATATGCTGATAAcgtatgtgtatttatatatatatttgtgaatttatatacaaagatggaaacatacgtatatgtatttattatcagataataactataagatcaattcaatattaaattgattaattaattattatatttatattttacatgttgatattaaacaataacaagttgataataaaaacttgggaactttatataaaaatgaaagtatatatatatttttatttttatagcttattagtaacaagattgatattaaagtttgataatttatcaattaattattgtatgtagagtaagtgaaactttaaatgctcggttatcaattattagaggcacgaatcacaggcgatcataaaaattgtaagttgtaaagtaaaaaactacatttaagaaaatactgctaaaagaaattgaaaagaatttttattatttaataatttaataatttaataatttcagaattattgcattacaaaatttaaatttcgaaattttgagggataccttatatataatatataatgtctaatatacaaagataatacaattattattaattatacagaataatctatattaatatacat encodes:
- the LOC126858349 gene encoding tigger transposable element-derived protein 1-like, producing MAASEDCRDSQELQLIQEKARHYFNQLKDLEPSSSSCSRNVTFSASNGWFAGFVQRYALHNVKIQGEAASADETAAMNYRKVLAEIIDDGGYCPDQIFNADETGLFWKKMPSRTLIAKSEKTASGFKAAKDRITLLLCSNASAWVTSAVFTTWFNDCFVPEVEKYMEEMGLPFKVLLIVDNAPGHPCIEHPNIQMVFLPPNTTSLIQPLDQVRQSLKDPLKPVYEILSKEELLQRCLGGYTQNNNESYNQKIWKIAPKSTFGNLRIIETAAYVVAITFNDANRLMHARIKAQQQTKEARTARKQAKSMLNMTNEAQEGISYGSGISE